CGTGCCTGAGTTTGCCCCTCGCCACGAGATCTTCGGCGACATCCCAGTCCTCTTGCGCGCCGGAGCGCCAATGCTCTATCTGTTTGTCTACATTGACCATGGTTTTGATTTTATTGGAGAACCAAAGAAGGTCAAGGAAATAGTCAGTATCTATGTGGCTGTGACGGGGCAAGATGTGACCCCGGCTGAGGGACCAACACCTCGGGGGGATTGTCAGCGTTGGTCAGGAGGCTTTCGAAAGAACGGCCGCGGCCCATTGATTGAGGCTCATACCGTGGGCTTCGGCCATCATTGCCGCGCGGGCGTGAACTTCGGGGGGGACGCGCAGCATGAGTTTGCCTGAATAGGGGCGTTGCGGCGCCTGGCCGACTTTTTCGCAGGTCGCCAGATAGTCGTCGACCGCTTCACGAAAGGCTTCGCGCAGTTCTTGGACGCATTCGGCGTGAAAACCGACGACGTCCCTGATGCCGGCGATGCGACCTATGAAGCAGCCGTCTTCTTCGCTGTACTCGATACGGGCGGCATAATCTTTATACGTCATGGTGCTCATGGTTTGACTCCCGCGTTTTCCAGAAACGTTCTGGCGTCACGCACCTGGTATTCATATTGCCTTGAGCACGACCCGCGCCATTTTCTTTACCGCGTCGCCATTCAAACAAAGGGTGTTTTTACTCAAGTTGGCATCATTCATGTCGCCGATTCGTTCTAGCCAAGCGCGGTGATGATGCTCCGATCTATTAATAGTATTGATGCGTGAAGTCTTGGTTTTTATCGAATCCCAGTTTCTATGATTTGAGTCGACATGCTGGTAGTA
This genomic window from Desulfuromonas acetexigens contains:
- a CDS encoding type II toxin-antitoxin system HicB family antitoxin is translated as MSTMTYKDYAARIEYSEEDGCFIGRIAGIRDVVGFHAECVQELREAFREAVDDYLATCEKVGQAPQRPYSGKLMLRVPPEVHARAAMMAEAHGMSLNQWAAAVLSKAS